Proteins found in one Mytilus edulis chromosome 2, xbMytEdul2.2, whole genome shotgun sequence genomic segment:
- the LOC139512082 gene encoding perlucin-like protein, translating to MIMIRIILYTLALSTILFIVNGKQTCLAPEEKTIIKTIRNSMQQLNSQITGLEDSLKLRQVIETSGCQNGWTRYRNHCYFFSLNKLDWFEAQRHCHKHGSTLAKIDDANENAWISLKTKELQLSAKNLLWLGGSDLKDGHWLWMADYSPFSYVNWRKGNGEREPNGGTRENCLNMLSYQTYRGTWNDYPCDYKMRYLCKKNLKCDCEGKRKSKSNNKQ from the exons ATGATAATGATTCGAATCATTTTATACACACTGGCGCTTTCCAccattttgtttattgtaaatGGTAAACAGACATGTTTGGCACCCGAAGagaaaactattattaaaacCATAAGAAACAGTATGCAACAACTCAATTCTCAGATCACTGGATTAGAAGACAGCCTAAAAC TCAGACAAGTCATAGAAACAAGTGGTTGTCAGAACGGATGGACTAGATATAGAAATCACTGCTACTTCTTCAGCTTAAACAAACTTGACTGGTTTGAGGCACAG AGACATTGTCATAAACACGGAAGTACATTGGCGAAAATTGACGACGCAAATGAAAATGCATGGATatctttgaaaacaaaag AACTGCAACTTTCTGCAAAAAATCTATTATGGCTTGGTGGCAGTGATCTGAAAGACGGACATTGGCTCTGGATGGCTGATTATTCTCCCTTTAGCTATGTTAACTGGCGTAAAGGAAATGGAGAAAGAGAACCAAATGGCGGGACAAGGGAAAATTGTCTCAATATGTTAAGCTACCAAACATATAGGGGAACTTGGAATGATTATCCGTGTGACTACAAAATGAGATACCTTTGCAAGAAGAATTTG aaatgTGACTGTGAAGGAAAACGAAAATCCAAGTCAAATAATAAACAgtaa